A region of the Pricia mediterranea genome:
AGGATGTTGGTATGTATTGGAATGAAGAAATCCGCTTTCCGGTCTTGCTCAATCCAATCACTTGCCGATAAAGCGGGACAGCACCCCAATGACATCCTCCGAAATTCTGAACCTATAAAGAAGCCCCACGTACAGGGCACTGATCAGGCTACCTTTGATGGCGATGTTCAGAATAGGATGGAACGGAAAATCCAAAAGATAAAAAACCAGCCCAATTCCGATTAGCAGCGCGGAAATTTTTAATGTTTCGGAGGTAAAGGGTTGCATGCCAAATTTGGATTTGACATAGGCCAATTTAATGGTGTTATAGATGAAAAAGGCGGAAAAACTGGCGATAGCGGCACCATCGAGTCCGAATTCGGGAATTAGCCACAGGTTAAAAATGATTGTCATAGTGGCCAGCAGCACCCCAAAAATGAGGATAGCGCGGTAATAGTCGGAATTGTAGAGGATGGAATTATTGTTTCCCAAAAGCGCGTCATACATTTTGGCCAATCCCAACCAAACGAAGATAACAAAGCCGTTTCGATACGCTTCGGGAAGCAGTTCGTAGAGGTCGTCGAGATTCACTAAAATAAGGATGAACAGCAGTCCCGATACGATAAACAGGGTCAACGAACTGCGTTGGTACAAGTCTTTCAGCCCCTTCTTGTTTTTATTGTTCAAGAGTTCGGCCGTCAAGGGATAGGTAATCTGGTGCATCGATCGCGAGGGCACGGCGATGACCATGGCGATAAATCCGGCCACGCTGTAATAGGCGACGTTCTCGATCTCGATGAATTGGTTGATCATCACCTTATCGATTTCCAACAGTACTATCGCGGCGGAGCCTCCCAAGATAATCAAGGAGGAGTACACCAGAATATTCCGGATATTTTTCGGGAAATCAAAGTCCAATCGCGGTCTACGAATACTGAAGGCGTATCCGGCCATAATGAGCATGCGCAGAAAATAAATGCCTGCAGCAATGGGGATAAAGGCCGTTACGGATATAAAGTCGAAATAAAGCAAGAACAACAGCAGGGTGACCCCGACCCTCGAAAAAACCTCTTTCATGA
Encoded here:
- a CDS encoding lipopolysaccharide biosynthesis protein, whose amino-acid sequence is MGVVFKQSLNNTIVTYLGFGVGAVNVLFLYTNFMSEAYFGLVNVVLSAAMVLMPILAFGVPNTLIKFYSSFSDTKTTDGFMTLMLLLPLVLVVPIAALFFLGHEAIGNFLSQENPIVKDYIWPIFWIGTAMAYFEVFYAWARVSMRSVFGNFMKEVFSRVGVTLLLFLLYFDFISVTAFIPIAAGIYFLRMLIMAGYAFSIRRPRLDFDFPKNIRNILVYSSLIILGGSAAIVLLEIDKVMINQFIEIENVAYYSVAGFIAMVIAVPSRSMHQITYPLTAELLNNKNKKGLKDLYQRSSLTLFIVSGLLFILILVNLDDLYELLPEAYRNGFVIFVWLGLAKMYDALLGNNNSILYNSDYYRAILIFGVLLATMTIIFNLWLIPEFGLDGAAIASFSAFFIYNTIKLAYVKSKFGMQPFTSETLKISALLIGIGLVFYLLDFPFHPILNIAIKGSLISALYVGLLYRFRISEDVIGVLSRFIGK